ctttttgtgttttctttaaaCCCTATGTTTGTTTGCGATAGAatgcaagaaaagaaagaaaaagattcaAGATTTTGAATCTTTTTCTCCCCtttgtttcttgtttctgtttctttgttttggtttataAAGAGGGGTAAATATATATACGCCCAGTGTGTTCTAGACTCGAAATATTGGGTTTTCACGGCGGCCAAACAGGACCTTAGttgataatctttttcttttcatacttTGTTGACGGAGTCGTCTAGTTTTTTTCCTTAACccttgtttggttgctgaaaaTTGCAAGAAACGAAAGAAAAAGgcatcaaaatcaaaatattttcgttcctttatttcttttttggtttctgAAAAGGGTCAATACTTAGATTAATTAAGTTTGCAAGGTTTTCTCGGCAGCCAAACAGGTTTTAGTTGatgattgttttcttttcatACTTTGATTAATATGTTGTCTGGATTCGAAATCTTGTTTTCTATCTACTGCATCAAAACCATATAATTTGATTGAAATACTTCTTTGAAAAAACATTGCCAGAAGAAGTATGAAAAACTATATATCATGGGAGAATGAGGAACCTATCAGAATTCTGTAGGATGTGGGATTGGGCAAATTAGTTCTGTGTATCTTGGTTTATGTGTTCCATAGAGCCTTATATTGAAaatgtcttttttgttttagctGCTGGAGAACTGAAACTAAAACTGAATTCTGAAATTTGTTGCAGAGAACTGCAAGTTTTAAGCCTGTGCAATCTACTGTCTCTTTGATGAAGAGTGCCTCCAAAAATCCTTTCAACAACCCGGTTTCACTAGTCCGGTTAGCTATCAAATTCTGTACCTGTTTGAATTTCACTGCTtcccaattgtttttatttgattaaaaaagctatttctttcttttatttttttatttgtttctggTTTTTGACATAAATTGTGATGGGGTTTGTGTGTAGGGATGAGCCTGAGAAAGTGTCGAGCTTTAAGGCCAAAAAGAAAGTTACATTCGACCCCAATGTCAAAATCTATGAATATGTTTCCTGCGATGAAGCTTCGGATTTTTATCTGGAGAGTGTAGGCAGTGGGAAGAAGGGGGAGGAGGGAAATATAGCAAAATCAAGCCAATCTAAGTCTTTTTCAGAAGATAGTTACCAGAATTGCAGGGACAGTGATGATGAGTATGATGAACTATACCATGAGGATAGTGATCTTGATGATATTGATGATCCCAATGACCAAGATGACATTGGTGGACTAATGGATGATGGCTTgtatgaggatgatgatgatggaatTGTGGAATTGAGGAGAATGATTTCTGCAGCTCATGTGTTCACTGAGGAGTTTGATAGTCCTATGCCAATATGTGGTTTGCATGCCCACGAAGTGAAGTCTATCGGATCTGCAAGAGGTAGGCGTAGTTATGTTCATGCCGTGCTGAACCCAGTAGAAAATCTTAGTCAGTGGAGAGCTATTAAAGCTAAAGGGGCACCTCCTCCATTGAGACCTGGTAAAGAGAATTTTGTTTCAAATCAAGAACCCCAGGTTCCCTTCAGTTCAGAGCCCAGTGTAAAGGAATATTCATTCAGTTTCAAGTCGAAAGGTGATCAAGTGAAGAAGTCAAATCATAAAACACCAAAGAGTTCTTCAACTCGAAGCCCTGATAAGATGTCTACCATAGGCACTGCTGGGACCTACTGGAAGCACACTATCCCTTCCTTTGTAGGAAGAGATAAAACATATGGTTCTATGGTTGTGCAGGATAAGAGAATGAATCAGTTGGAAAAAGTGAAGCCAACCGTGTCTAACCCATATGCTCGAGATAGGAGTACTTCTCATAATCCTCTCTTGATGCCAGTTCAAAATCTTGCTCAGTGGAAAGCTCTTAAAGCTAAAGGGCATCGGAATTGAGGCCTCAAAAAGAGAATTTTGAGTCAAATCATGAATCCCGGGCCCCCTTTAATTCAAGCCAAGTTTCAAGGAAATATCAGTCAGTGTCAAGTCCAAACTGATCAAGCCAAGAAAGTTAAACCAAGAAACAGCAAGGAAGTATACTAGTAGAAGCGCTGTTGATAGTGTTGTTTTGTAGCAACTATAAAGTAAGGTCAATTTAGTTTTGTATGACAGTTGCTGGCTGTTGTAATTTCTTGACTTTGTTATACAATTCAATTCATTTCTTGTGAAGGCCaattttagttttgtacacGGTGCTGGCTGCCGTAATTTCTTGGCATTTTTATACAATTCAATTTTCATTCTTTGTGAAGGTTAATTAAGTTTTATACATGGTTGTGCTGCATTTCATTGCTCTTGTGAGATTGATTTGCTTTATAGTCGGATTCGAGCCATAGAAATTATTTGCCTATTTGGGAGCAGGACAGGTAGgtgttatatttatatatgtggtAGATTAACTAAGTAACTAAGGTTAGCATGAGATATTTatctattataaaaaaaaaaaagattagcaTGAGATATTTATGTGTTTACTTTCCTTGTATTCATCCAGTGACTGCTTACTTATCTGTATGTTATCTATATTGCGTTGACTGAAATGATTGAGCTTTGATgcaaacttggaattttttaaattataatccTAGAATTAACCAGATTCTAAATTTGTAAGCCTTTCTGGTTGCTTATATTCGAAGGAAAAACTCCAATTGGCAATATTCACAAGTCCAGTGGGCAAAAATCTTTCTGGACAGAGTAAATTGCCTGTCACATTCATGCTTAACTCTAATGATCAGGATATTCTTTTCCGGACTCTGTTAGATTGATcacatctttttttcttaaatacaGAGGAATCATGAGGAAAGATCAAtggtagatgaaagaaataatgacttcttttttttttctttctatattttcttcttcttcttcttcttcttttttaacaatTCTGGATCACCCCACCCACAAGGTCCGTCACTGTTTGTAAATTACTAGAAGaatgacaaaataaaaacatttaaaatttgtCTCTTGGCTCTTCAGACCAAGCCATATTTATtgttatggaaaagaaaaagtaatgtgAGCCTTGTCATGCCCGAACCCTGTGGCACTACGAGGCGTTGGCAGctagtcgggttgtttgggaatgtaGCATCAATCGGGCGGtgaattccgtccaaggctaaatatggacGAGAAAATGATAGCCAACAAGCATCATGAGAGATGAAAAtaactttgaaaagagagtcaaagagtgcttgaaaatTGTCGGGAGGAAAGCAGATGGGGCCCGACGATGCACCCCGGTTGGATGTGGAAcagtgacaagccggtctgctgatcgactcggggcgtgaaCCGATGCAGATTGCAGCGACGACCCAAGCCTAGGCTGTAGTCATGCCCGTGGAGACATCGTTGCCGAGATCATGGTGGGCAGCATGCGCCATATCGACGTGCTTCGACATCTGCGTGCTCCTAACGTCGGCCTATGGGCTTCCCATttggcccgtcttgaaacacggaccaaggagttcTTCAACctaatttttctataatttttctcttaaaataaaGTATCAATAGCAAAAAATAAGAATTctcgtaaaaaaaaataataataataatatttgatGAATATGTCATAAAAAtagtttatcatttttctttgatcTATATCGATTCAGAATTTAAAAATTCTCTTATTTTGTCACAAAGTAAaaagcattgatttttttttttttggataattaaaaACATCTATTTCTTAATGCCGAAAATCTTTGTCTAGCACAATAGCAATGTAAACATTGGACTATTTACACTTTGTTATGTATATTACAGGTCTTATATATGCCACATGTGTTTTATCTATTATGGTTGATCTCCTACAAACaaatttaagaatattattattcgCCAAGAGTACCTTATTGCTCACATGGGCTAagtaagatttttattttatgaaataaaataatgttattaGAACCCaaaataatgttattaaaatatttttaaaaatatttaaaacatgtGGGTCGGGTCtgaaatcataaaaaatataaaaaccgttCCCTAATTTCCATTAGGTTACGTCAGAAACTAAATATCACATCTCCGCCTATTGTTAGAAACTCGCCGCAACGGTCGAAATCATCTTGGTGAATAATTGAGAGTTAGAAAGTCGAAAATCTGGACAACCCTACCCACCTAATTTGAGAtagtaaaatatattaaataaatatagttTATGAATTCCTAACATTGAATATATCCTATtaattattggaaaaaaaaaaaaaaaaattctttcatggccccacaaaaaattaagatatTGGATTCCATATCTtaaaaaatccatataattaaatgaatggatgacatcaaatttttttatatgtaagtCATGTCTATAATTGGCTTTTATATGTATTTCATGTTTGTAATGTTtctattataaattttaaatacatTAATCTATTAATCTTGATTCTATatctttgaaatatttttggcaTCTGTAagctatcaatttttttgatGATAGTaaggaataaaaaatttatatcacataatattataactaatttttttttactacaagtttcttacaaattgaGCTGATAATTCATGTAACACTTATTACGTCAACCACTAAAAGCAGTCTAAATGCTTATTAACATGTCACGTCAATCACTAGAATATAATTTGCTACC
The Alnus glutinosa chromosome 14, dhAlnGlut1.1, whole genome shotgun sequence genome window above contains:
- the LOC133857541 gene encoding uncharacterized protein LOC133857541 codes for the protein MLTKRTASFKPVQSTVSLMKSASKNPFNNPVSLVRDEPEKVSSFKAKKKVTFDPNVKIYEYVSCDEASDFYLESVGSGKKGEEGNIAKSSQSKSFSEDSYQNCRDSDDEYDELYHEDSDLDDIDDPNDQDDIGGLMDDGLYEDDDDGIVELRRMISAAHVFTEEFDSPMPICGLHAHEVKSIGSARGRRSYVHAVLNPVENLSQWRAIKAKGAPPPLRPGKENFVSNQEPQVPFSSEPSVKEYSFSFKSKGDQVKKSNHKTPKSSSTRSPDKMSTIGTAGTYWKHTIPSFVGRDKTYGSMVVQDKRMNQLEKVKPTVSNPYARDRSTSHNPLLMPVQNLAQWKALKAKGHRN